The following are encoded in a window of Solibacillus sp. FSL R7-0668 genomic DNA:
- a CDS encoding amidohydrolase — MNLLMKNVRLEIGYRFEDGEVIATNTELMDILIEDGVFKKIEKQLNPSEHVPILDAKGRLLLPSLKDMHIHLDKTYYSGPWQAPTIAKKGIWTRIEEEQQLLPKLLPVMVERAQAIIELLIQNGHTHIRTHCNVDPQIGTKHVELLIELLQSYRDKITYELVAFPQHGLLHSQVESQLQQALQIGATHIGGLDPATVDQDINRSLETMVRLAHEADKGIDIHLHDGGTLGEYEIHRLMDYLEHYKFKNEVTISHAFALADISAASLEKLMHRMKAHAINIATTVPFGQNRPTIPIFYLANAGIDVAVGHDSLTDHWSPFGTGDTVEKLKILAERFYCSDERRLGQCWKFGSGNITPLTEQGELHWPKVGDEANALLIDAVSSAHAIARNGSIDYVLFKGNVTFEK; from the coding sequence ATGAATTTACTCATGAAAAATGTAAGACTTGAAATTGGCTATCGATTTGAAGATGGAGAAGTCATCGCAACCAATACCGAGCTCATGGATATTTTAATTGAAGATGGGGTTTTCAAGAAGATTGAAAAGCAACTAAACCCATCTGAACATGTCCCAATATTGGATGCAAAGGGCAGGCTATTATTACCATCCTTAAAGGATATGCATATTCATTTAGATAAAACGTATTACAGCGGGCCGTGGCAAGCACCGACAATCGCTAAAAAGGGCATTTGGACGCGAATTGAAGAAGAACAGCAGCTTTTACCGAAACTGCTTCCAGTAATGGTGGAGCGAGCGCAGGCGATTATTGAGCTACTCATTCAAAACGGTCATACGCATATTCGAACGCATTGCAATGTTGACCCGCAAATCGGTACAAAGCATGTTGAACTATTAATCGAACTTTTGCAGAGCTATCGCGACAAAATCACTTACGAACTTGTGGCATTTCCACAGCATGGTTTATTGCATTCACAAGTTGAATCACAATTGCAGCAGGCGCTTCAAATAGGCGCAACACATATTGGTGGACTTGACCCTGCAACTGTCGATCAAGACATCAATCGCTCGTTAGAAACGATGGTCCGTTTAGCACATGAAGCAGATAAGGGAATCGATATCCATTTGCATGATGGAGGCACATTAGGAGAGTATGAAATTCATCGTCTGATGGATTATTTAGAGCACTATAAATTTAAAAACGAAGTCACAATTAGTCATGCCTTTGCGTTAGCAGATATTTCAGCTGCTTCTTTAGAAAAGCTGATGCACCGAATGAAGGCGCATGCTATTAATATTGCAACAACCGTACCATTTGGACAAAACCGCCCGACCATACCCATTTTTTATTTAGCCAATGCAGGAATTGATGTGGCAGTCGGTCATGATAGCTTAACGGATCATTGGTCACCATTTGGCACAGGTGATACCGTTGAAAAGCTCAAAATTTTAGCGGAGCGCTTTTATTGTAGTGATGAACGTCGACTAGGCCAATGCTGGAAGTTTGGTTCTGGAAACATAACACCATTAACCGAGCAAGGTGAGCTACACTGGCCGAAAGTGGGAGATGAAGCGAATGCTTTGTTAATTGATGCAGTCAGTAGTGCACATGCGATTGCACGAAACGGTTCAATTGACTATGTGTTGTTTAAGGGGAATGTGACATTTGAAAAATGA